In a genomic window of Actinomycetota bacterium:
- a CDS encoding DUF72 domain-containing protein, whose amino-acid sequence MPGGGDNGDVRVGTASWTDRTLIRESDWYPRRSMSAEERLRYYAERFKVVEVDATYYYPPTAELAALWTERTPDDFRMDVKAFSLLTHHPASPDAVWEDVLADLPVEHQGKRRVYLSHLPSGAVDRAFEHVRTALMPLHSAGKLGAVFFQFPPWFRPGRAARDYLARLPERLPDYDLAVEFRHRSWMDGADADRTLDLLEELGLAYVCVDEPQGFETSVPPVVAATTDRLAVIRFHGHNRETWEKEGITAAERFAYLYSTEELAEWAGRVQQLSAQARETHAIMNNCYRDYGVRNAAQLAQLLDVRPEPGP is encoded by the coding sequence GTGCCGGGAGGCGGCGACAACGGCGACGTCCGCGTCGGGACGGCGTCGTGGACCGATCGGACGCTGATCCGTGAGAGCGACTGGTACCCGCGCCGGTCGATGAGCGCCGAGGAGCGACTGCGCTACTACGCGGAACGGTTCAAGGTGGTCGAGGTCGACGCGACCTACTACTACCCGCCCACCGCGGAGCTAGCCGCGCTGTGGACCGAGCGCACGCCCGACGACTTCCGCATGGACGTCAAGGCGTTCTCGCTCCTCACCCACCATCCCGCATCACCCGATGCCGTGTGGGAGGACGTCCTCGCCGACCTGCCTGTGGAGCACCAGGGCAAGCGGCGGGTGTACCTCTCGCACCTGCCGTCGGGTGCGGTCGACCGCGCCTTCGAGCACGTCCGCACGGCGCTGATGCCGCTGCACTCCGCGGGGAAGCTGGGAGCGGTGTTCTTCCAGTTCCCGCCGTGGTTCCGCCCCGGCCGGGCGGCACGCGACTACCTCGCGCGGCTTCCGGAGCGCCTCCCCGACTACGACCTCGCGGTCGAGTTCCGGCACCGTTCGTGGATGGACGGGGCAGACGCCGACCGCACCCTCGACCTGTTGGAGGAGCTGGGTCTGGCCTACGTGTGCGTCGACGAGCCGCAGGGCTTCGAGACCTCCGTCCCGCCTGTCGTCGCGGCCACCACAGACCGCCTGGCGGTGATCCGGTTCCACGGCCACAACCGCGAGACCTGGGAGAAGGAGGGCATCACGGCCGCGGAGCGGTTCGCCTACCTGTACTCCACCGAGGAGCTGGCCGAGTGGGCAGGCCGCGTCCAGCAGCTCAGCGCCCAAGCCCGCGAGACACACGCGATCATGAACAACTGCTACCGCGACTACGGCGTGCGCAACGCCGCGCAGCTCGCGCAGCTGCTGGACGTCCGCCCCGAGCCCGGGCCCTAG
- a CDS encoding LCP family protein translates to MTETHDEVWGATVRGGRRRGRRGVRVVLVIVVLLVLAAAAMGVGAAVYASAQMERVEVGGLDGGSRPLHVLVVGSDSRAGLTPEEQRELATGDTAGERADTIFLMTVSGRRAAVLAFPRDLYVERCDGSRGRINGAFAIGGADCLVRTVRDLSGIPIDHYLAVHFLGFRHIVDAVGGVDLCLDRPIADPFAGIDLPAGCQRLDGREALGYVRVRKIDSDLQRIERQQQFLKALAQEIISPSVALNPVRLYDTAGRVGNALTGDQGLGTVALVRLGLGMLGVASGRSVTHTVPATPANVGGGAVLRVNEDEAEQLFERFRDGSVLAEAAGGAQVDPADVEVRVLNGAGITGLAARTADRLRSDGFRVVSVADAPQQVDRTVVNHPPGQRAQAEAVARALDGRAELRDDPTVETVTVVLGPDAA, encoded by the coding sequence GTGACCGAGACCCACGACGAGGTGTGGGGCGCCACCGTCCGTGGGGGGCGGCGTCGGGGACGACGTGGCGTGCGGGTCGTCCTGGTGATCGTCGTGCTGCTGGTGCTCGCCGCGGCGGCGATGGGGGTGGGGGCGGCCGTGTACGCCAGCGCGCAGATGGAGCGCGTCGAGGTCGGTGGCCTCGACGGCGGAAGCCGCCCCTTGCACGTGCTGGTCGTGGGTTCCGATAGCCGCGCCGGGCTGACACCCGAGGAGCAGCGCGAACTGGCGACCGGTGACACCGCCGGCGAACGCGCCGACACGATCTTCTTGATGACCGTCTCCGGCCGGCGCGCGGCGGTGCTCGCCTTCCCCCGGGACCTGTACGTCGAGCGCTGCGATGGTTCTAGAGGCCGCATCAACGGCGCGTTCGCGATCGGCGGGGCGGACTGCCTGGTGCGAACGGTGCGGGACCTGTCCGGCATCCCGATCGATCACTACCTCGCCGTGCACTTCCTGGGGTTCCGGCACATCGTCGACGCGGTCGGGGGGGTCGACCTCTGCCTCGACCGACCCATCGCCGACCCCTTCGCCGGGATCGACCTGCCCGCAGGCTGTCAGCGGCTGGACGGTCGAGAGGCGCTGGGTTACGTCCGGGTCCGGAAGATCGACAGCGACCTGCAGCGCATCGAGCGCCAGCAACAGTTCCTCAAGGCGCTGGCGCAGGAGATCATCTCGCCGTCGGTGGCGCTGAACCCGGTGCGCCTGTACGACACGGCCGGGCGGGTCGGGAACGCCCTCACCGGCGACCAGGGACTGGGGACGGTGGCGCTGGTTCGGCTGGGGCTGGGCATGCTCGGCGTCGCATCCGGCAGATCGGTGACCCACACCGTCCCGGCCACGCCGGCCAACGTCGGCGGTGGCGCTGTGCTGCGGGTGAACGAGGACGAGGCCGAGCAGCTCTTCGAGCGGTTCCGGGACGGTTCGGTCCTGGCCGAGGCGGCTGGCGGGGCGCAGGTCGACCCGGCCGACGTGGAGGTCAGGGTCCTGAACGGCGCCGGCATCACCGGGCTCGCGGCACGCACCGCGGACCGGCTGCGCTCGGACGGCTTCCGCGTCGTCAGCGTCGCTGACGCCCCGCAGCAGGTGGACCGCACCGTGGTGAACCACCCGCCGGGGCAGCGGGCTCAGGCCGAGGCCGTCGCCCGTGCGCTGGACGGGCGAGCCGAGCTTCGCGATGACCCGACGGTGGAGACGGTCACGGTCGTGCTCGGCCCCGACGCAGCGTGA
- a CDS encoding ferrochelatase, producing the protein MPRRSYGRFDDRPHDYDAVLYLSFGGPEAPEHVIPFLERVTRGRNVPRARLDEVAEHYHLFGGVSPLNAHNRAVIAALREELANRGPDLPVYWGNRNWHPLLGDTVRRMRDDGVRRAVCFITSAYSSYSSCRQYREDIARARAEVGADAPQIDPIRPFYNHPGFIESQARKVNVALHAIPDHRRAAAHLTFTAHSIPVTLAEASDYQDQLQEACSLVAGRVGGDHPWALVWQSRSGPPEVPWLEPDIIDHLDSLHAADITDVVIVPIGFVSDHLEVRFDLDVEAAAHAASLGLQRVRADTVGADPTYVRMIRDLIVERSAAQPHRPALGVLGPCHDVCGTGCCVPT; encoded by the coding sequence GTGCCGCGGCGCAGCTACGGCCGGTTCGACGACCGGCCACACGACTACGACGCGGTCCTGTACCTGTCGTTCGGCGGGCCCGAGGCGCCAGAGCACGTCATCCCGTTCCTCGAACGGGTGACCCGCGGCCGCAACGTCCCACGCGCGCGTCTCGACGAGGTCGCCGAGCACTATCACCTGTTCGGCGGCGTCAGCCCGCTGAACGCACACAACCGGGCCGTGATCGCAGCCCTGCGTGAGGAGCTGGCCAACCGGGGCCCCGATCTGCCGGTGTACTGGGGGAACCGCAACTGGCATCCGTTGCTGGGCGACACCGTCCGTCGCATGCGTGACGACGGGGTGCGTCGTGCCGTGTGCTTCATCACGTCCGCCTACAGCTCGTACTCCAGCTGCCGCCAGTACCGTGAGGACATCGCCCGTGCCCGGGCCGAGGTCGGGGCCGACGCCCCGCAGATCGACCCGATCCGCCCGTTCTACAACCACCCAGGGTTCATCGAGTCCCAGGCGCGGAAGGTGAACGTCGCGCTGCACGCCATCCCCGACCACCGCCGCGCGGCCGCCCACCTGACCTTCACCGCGCACAGCATCCCCGTCACGCTGGCCGAGGCCAGCGACTACCAGGATCAGCTGCAGGAGGCGTGCAGCCTCGTGGCCGGACGCGTCGGCGGCGACCATCCCTGGGCGCTCGTGTGGCAGAGCCGCAGCGGCCCGCCGGAGGTCCCGTGGCTGGAGCCCGACATCATCGATCACCTCGACAGCCTGCATGCCGCTGACATCACCGACGTGGTGATCGTCCCGATCGGGTTCGTCAGCGATCACCTCGAGGTGCGCTTCGATCTCGACGTCGAGGCGGCTGCCCACGCGGCGTCGCTCGGCCTGCAACGCGTGCGTGCGGACACCGTCGGCGCCGATCCGACGTACGTCCGGATGATCCGCGACCTGATCGTCGAGCGTTCGGCCGCGCAACCGCACCGCCCCGCCCTCGGCGTTCTGGGGCCATGTCACGACGTGTGCGGCACTGGCTGCTGTGTCCCGACGTGA